DNA from Vulpes vulpes isolate BD-2025 chromosome 9, VulVul3, whole genome shotgun sequence:
atgcagggagcctgatgtgggacccgatcccagggctccaggatcaggccctgggctgaaggtggcgctaaaccgctgggctaccgaggctgccctaaataaatctttaaaaaataaaaataaaggtaaaataatcAGCCTTAGatcaaacttccagttataaaataagtaagtcccaGGGAGGTACCATACAGCATGGCAACTCTAGTTACCTGTAGCATGTATTTGAAAGCTGCTGAGAGgatatatcttaaaatttctcatcacaaaaacaaaaaagttttgtAACTATGGAGAGGGACAGATGGTAATCAGATTTATGGTGGTGATCATTTCGCAACCTATACAAATATaggatcattatgttgtatacctgaaactaatacgatgctatatgtcaattatctcaataaaaaattaatttttaaaaattgcaataaaCAGTGCTAGGAAGCAACATGCAGACATCACATGCTTCCTGgtatgcacagaaaaaaaatgtctaatctGGAGGACACATCAGACAAATGCAAGGTAAGGGAAATTCTATAAATAACTGGTGTGTAGACTTCAGAAATGTCAATGCCATGAAGGTCAAGGAAGGACCAAGGAATCGGTCCAGATTGAAGGGTGCTAAAGAGACAAACAATATGCAGCATGTGATCCTGGATGGGATCCCAAGAGAAAGCACGGCTGTCAAGGACATAGTGGAATCTGGACTGTAGATTAGATACAGGCGATGTGTCAGGGTCACATTTCCTGGCGTTGGGAACCGGGCTGCGGTGCCCAAGCGAGTGGCTTTGGTCTCAGCAGAAGGCAAAGGCGCATATCGTGTCTGCAACGTACCCCCACACTATTCAGAGAAaactaatgtgtgtgtgtatgtttgctgAATATATAAcacctttccttttccctctctctgtgtatattaTATCCCTATCTATACCTGTATTTTATATCTATGggcatatgtattatatacatctctgtatatatattatatgtatgcatatgtatgtgtttcTGTACATTAATGTGGCTCTTTCCATGTATATGTggaatttgtgttttatatataacacatatatatgtgtgtgttatatacataatatatattaatatgtatattaatatgtCCCTACACgtgtgtattaaatatatattcatgtatatatgtgtattatatataatctGTGTATATTCTATATATGTAGTTCTctacatataaatatgtgtattagggatccctgggtggcgcagcggtttggcgcctgcctttggcccggggcgcgatcctggagacccgggatcgaatcccacgtcgggctcccggtgcatggagcctgcttctccctctgtctgtctctgcctctctctctctctctgtgtgactatcatgaataaataaataaaatatttttaaaaaaatatgtgtattatatgtatgtctatttccataaatatttgtttgatatatacatgtctcaaaatatttgtgtatatatataaacatatatacacatacatagtgtgtgtgtattacaCATCTATATCTATACTTACATGGAATTTATAGATAGAATGATAAACCTAGTTGAACAAGTTAACAATTGGTGAATCTCTATGAAAAGTGtacaggagggatgcctgggtggctcagcggttgaacacctgccttcagcccagggtgtgaccccagagtcctgggattgagtcccatattggggtccctgcatggagcctgcttctctctctgcctgcgtctctgcctctatccctctctctctctcatgaataaataaataaaatcttttttttaaaaaagtatacagGAGGCCTATGATCTCTTCTTGCAACATTTCTGTAagctgaaattattattttttaaaggttttatttatttgagagagagagagagcacaagcagggggagcagcagagggagagagagaagcagaccccccagtgagcagggagcccaatgtggggctcaatccagggacaccaggatcatgacctgagccagataCTTAATcagctgaaccacctaggtgtccaTAGAAgttgaaattatatcaaaatttaaaatttaaaaaaaagggtagcccgggtggctcagtggtttagtgccgccttcagctcagggtgtgatcctggagacccgggatcgagtccgtcgggctccctgtgtggggcctgcctctccctctgcctgtgtctctctctgtgtctttcatgaataaataaataaataaaatcttaaaaataataataataaaataaaataaatgttttaaaaaaggaagatactACAGGATCACATGATCTGTCTCCTCGGGCAAGGTTTTCCAAAAAGAACCTAAAGTGTAAGCTCTTTTCAAACTCCTACGAAaacatttgagatttaaaaataaagcgtATCTTTTcgaaaatttagaaagaaaaaaatctgcaataTTAAAGTTAACACATGTTTAATTAAATGTCTACGAAATGTGATGTGATATCAACTTAACTGCAACTCAACTCCACGTAGatcatccatcccagggccctggtctCCCCACCGATTTGTGAAGTCATGAGGACAGGACTGTGTCAACCCACCCTGGGTTTTATCCCCACCAgatggcacagggcctggcacatgatagGTAATTAAGCAACATTTGCAGAACATAGGAGGTGAACCAGTGCTGGGTCTGGCCCCCAGGGCCTGGATCCCTGTGAGGGCAATGACATGATCTTGATTTGCATTGAGTCTCTGGTACAGTGGAGAAGTCCCCTCCAGTGTTTGTAGGGCCGGGGCAAGAGTATAAGTGGAGGTCCATACGCCATATATCTAAATATGTGAAGTTCTGCATGAAGCTAACTGTGATAGGGTGTTCACCAATGGCCCCCAATGCTTCATGCCTAGTGACACCCATGCCCTTGTGTAGCTTTGGCTGTTGGGGCATCAGCAAATGAGATTCAAGCAAAGGCTTTAATCATCTTGGGTCTTGGGTCTTATTCTCTTGCAAGGCTGCCTTTGCCATGTAAGAAGCTCAGGCAATCCTGCTGGTAAGGCTGCACAGAGGAGAACTGAGGGGTGCTGTTAGCCCCACTAGTCACCAGCACTAAGTGCTCACCTTGGGTCATCCATTCCCAGTGGAGCTCAGGCGACTCTTGAGTGACCCCAGAGAAACAAACTGCCCCACCAAGGCCCCTGAATATGGCTTTGAACCCCTAAGTGCTGAGaaagtttgttacacagcaataataGGCAACTAATGCATTAATCAACCcctgtcaaataataaaatatgttctatcctagtcattaaatatattattaagtgTATCTTCAAAATGATATGAAAGGCCAggttcaaatttattatttcttttttgtcttctcaagatttcaatttttttttattgtggtgaaatacACATAATGGAAAATTGACcgttttaatcattttatttatttctttattaaaatgtgttatttatttattcatgagagacacagacacataggcggagggaaaagcaggctccccatggggagccccatgtgggactttttttttaagattttatttatttattcatgagagacacagagagagagagagagagggaggcagagacacaggcagagggagaagcaggctccatgcagggagcttgacgtggaactctatcccaggactccaggatcaggccctgggctgaaggcagcaccaaacccctgagccacctgggctgcccccgatgtgggacttgatcccaggacccaggatcatgccctgagtcaaatgcagacattcaaccactgagccacctaggcgcccccattttacttatttatttttatttttaaaaatttttaaatttttttattatttcttatttttaaaaagcttttatttatttcagagagagagagagtacaagagagagagcatgagcacggggaggggcagaaggagagggagaagcagattccccactaagcggggagcctgatgtggggctcaatcctagaaccctggtatcatgatccaagctgaaagcagatgcttaaccaactgagctatccaggcacccccattttaattaaaaaaattttttttaaatattttatttatttatttattcatgaaagacacagagagaaacagaaagaggcagagagttagagacacaggcggagggagaagcaaacaccCCCATTTTAAATTATACAAGTTATATACATTCATGGTGTATTACCATCATCATTACACAGTTCCAGAACTTCTTCATCACACTAAATGAAAACTTTGTACCCCTGGTCTAGAAGCTTCAGTAAGCACATTCCTGTTCCCACAACTCCTCCCCTGGTGGGGGAAGTTCACCCTGACAGCGCAGTGCCATCACAGAAGCCCCTCTTGCCCAGGTCTGAAGCTGGTACTAGCAATGGAAAATCACCAGCCCAAAGGCAGTGACCAAAGCCCTCAGGGATGTGCAAAAGACAGAGCATGGAAGGGACTGCGTCACAGGGCAATGACAGGGTGGGAAGGCTTGCTCTGGCCAAAGAGGTGACTTCCCATCAGTTCTGGCCCATTGCAAATGAACAGGACTGCAGATCACCCTTGCTTCTCCTTCTAATTTTGCAAGGGAAACCAAAAATCTAGATTTTCGTTAGAAAGCTACTGATATTCAAAATCCTGGGCAGATCAAAGCAAGCATATCTTCAGGGAGTTTGGCCAATGGGGCCCAGTGTAGGATCATGCAAGTTCTGTGCCTAAAACATGCGCAACAGGTGGGCCCTAGAGGAGAAATGGCAGAGGGGGGTTGGCTTCTGCAAATGTGGACAGGTGACAGGATTGTAACTCAAGGGAGAGGCATTAACTGTACCCACTGTCAGCCCCTGGCAGAGCTCAAAACAGAATACAGTTGCAACAGGTTTAAGCCCAATAGTAGCTCCCAGTCTTCCTGGGAGAATAGCCCCTTCACACTTCCTTTCTCGGGTCATGTGACCACTTTGTGCCCcattttcctctgcttctttaattttttttattctgttttaattttttttttaagtagtctccacacccaatgtggggtttgaactcacaaccctgagatcaagagtcatatgctctaccatctgggccaggcaggcacccctcctcttctttaaaatggagattaagggacacctgggtggctcagcagttcagcctctgcttttggctccagagtgatcccaggatccgagaTCAAGTTCCACTTAGGGCTcctgtggaaagcctgcttctccctctgcctgtgtctctgcctctttctctgtctctcatgaataaataaataaaatctttttttttaataatataaaataaaatggagattaaggggcacctgggtggttaactcggtcaagtgtctgccttcagcttaggtcatgatcccggaatcctgggatcaagccctgtgtcagactccctgctcagtgaggagtctacttctccctctctttctgctgctccgcctgcttgtgctctctctctctctctctctctctctgtcaaattaagttaattaaaatctttagaacagggcagccccggtggctcaggggtttagcgccgccttcagcccagggcgtgatcctggagacctgggatcgagtcccacgtcgggctcctgcacggagcctgcttctccctctgcctgtctctgcctctctcaatctctctctctctctgtctctaataaataaaaaatcttaaaaataaataaataaaatctttaggacaataaaagaaaatggagattaaaaCAGTACCATGCCAACCTCATGGGGCatgctaagtgaatgaatgtacgtaaaatatttcaaatagtaCCAGGCACAGAGCTGGCACTAATTAATCCTTGGCCATTGTATTGGCTATCTATTGTGTTAGCTCTATGTTGGTTCCAGTGTGGGGGGAATCTCATGAGGTTGCTCACCCATGCAGCCGAGGCATTTGGAAGCTTGACTGGGGCTGTAGGATCTGCTTCCAAAATAGCTCCCttgggagcgcctgggtggccgtggctgtcggttaagcattgactcttgattttggctcaagtcatgatctaagGCTCCTACGTTCAGCTCTGCACTCAAACCCCGAGGGGTGTAGGGGGGTGGTCTCCTTCATTCTCCttcattccctctctttctccctctttccctccccccttcttttttaaaaatatatgtattttaagatttatttatttatgagagagagagagaggcagagtcacaggcagagggagaagcaggctccatgtaggaagcctgatgtgggactggatcctgagactccaggatcacaccctgggccaaaggcaggcactaaaccgctgagccacccagggatccccctccccccttctctaaaactaaataaatagctCCCTTGCAGGGTGGACAAGCTGATGTTGGTTGTTGTTGGGGGAGGGGTCCAGTTCTTCATCAGGCCATGTAGATCTCTCGGAAGGGTTGCTTGAGTGTCCTCAGGGCATGGAGGCCAGCTTCTCTGAGAACAATTGATCTAATCAAGAACAAAACagaagccacattttttttttttttttttttaatgatctaaCCTAGGAAGTTGCACACAGCATCGTTTCGATAATATCCTCTTGGTCAAGCCAGAGGGATGAACTACATAAGGGCATGGATTTCAGGAGGCAAGGACCACCGGGCTACTATGAATCACGGCTGCCAAGAACACAgttgtgaggggatccctgggtggcgcagcggtttggcgcttgcctttggtccagggcgcgatcctggagaccagggatcgaatcccacgtcgggctcctggtgcatggagcctgcttctccctctgcctgtgtctctgcctctctctctatctctctgtgactatcataaataaataaaaattaaaaaaaaataaaaataaaaaaaaagaacacatttaagAACACAGTTGTGAGTCAGCTAGCCTGatttcaaatcctagctctgttCAGATAATCGTGAGAGTTTGAACAAGAACTTAATCTCTCTTTCACcatgtcctcatctataaaatagaataataatagctCCTAACTCATTTGGAGttgctatgaggattaagtgGATACATAATCACCTTAGGACAATACTGGCATAGGTTATGGACACAGTAGGTGTTTGCTGCTACTTTTATCCATAAGCAGCCCCTCCTCCGACAGATCGGCTCTTCCTGCCCCATCCACCAGAAGACCCAATGATTGGAGATTACTAAAGACCGACTGAGGGATCCCTAGTAACCTAGGTTCTAGAGACACAGATGGAAAGACACTCctcggggcacctggatagctcagtggttgtgtgactctcatgtataaataaataaaatcttaaaaaaaaaaataaggaaagacacTCCATGAGACCATGCCAGATTGAAATCTCCCAAAAGTAGGGAGCATCAACTGTCCATAGACAGgccaaaaaaaatccatttcactGCTTACCTGGTTTGGTGAGAGATTCCAGGCCACATGTCACCTTCCTAATGCTATTTCCTTTGACCAGAGTAGCCAACATGGGCATAGGAGCGTCTTACCCACCGTTACGGCCCCAGCACAGTAGCTgtcacacagtaggtactcaagaaACAATTGATTGGCGGGACTGTGtcattgctgggtcagagggtatGTTCCCCAGGGCAGTTTTTAGGATGCAGTTCAGGGCCAGCTCCCGGCCACTggacaaattattatttttttttaagatttaatttatttatttatgaaagacagagagaggcagggacataggcagaaggagaagcaggctccctatctatggggaacctgatgtggggctggatcccaggaccttgggatcataccctgacctaaaggcagacactcaactgctgagccacccaggtatccctggacAAATTCTTTTGTAGCATGTACACCGCAGGTGCCTCTAAGAGCTTTCAGCATGTTTTATACCCTCCAAAACATGACACAGAGGAAGCCGTCCCTGCAAAGTGTATCAAGAAAAGTCCATCATGAGCTTGAGAAACTGACTGCTGACTTCTCTCAGTGCAAGAAGCCAGGAAAGAAGAAGACAGCACACTCTGATAATTATAACACCCTCTCGGAGAGAAGCCAGGGCCAGGGGGTGGACAGGCGAGCTGCCAGGGCAGATGGTGGCTGTCTGGATCTACTCCTTGTAGTTtttccttcctgtccttcccATCTGCCTGTCACTGCTGCCGGGATCAGCCATCCTGGCATCTGGCCCGGGTGGCCGAGGGTAGGAGTGGTGACCTGCACGTCAGCCCCGGGGCATGCAGTTTCAGATTCCAGAGGCTGAGCTGGCTCGGAGCCCTGCTGAGTCAACTATGTTTTTCTGGCCCATGCTCCAAGCCAATCTGCCCAGGGTTCTTCCTGGCACGCAGGATTTTCTTTGCCTCAATTTCCTGACAGAGTATTGGGGACCTggtggagcaggagggggaggacTTTGGTCAAAGTTTGTtgaatgaggggtgcctgggtggctcgctgGGTTAAGGGACTGGCTTTTGGtttctgctggggtcatgatgtcatgggttgtgggatggaggcCTGTGTTGTGCTTggaagactctctccctctgcccctccccccactcctgcacaggcgcactctctctgtctcaaaataaataaatctttaaaaaaaagttcgaAGAATGCTTAGACTCTTGAAATGAACATGGTCCAGCCCCACAGCCTCACTTAGTTCCTTCTTTTGTCCCTACCCCAGACTCAGTGTTGGGATCTCTCCACTGGGAATTACTAACGGAGAACAGAGgactttgttgaatgaatgaatgaatgaatgaatgatgaatgggGGAGAGCCCCTCTTTCCATGTATCACCTCTTCCTTCCTGTTCCAAGGTGTCTACTTTGACACAGGCAGAGATCGATGACACTGCAGACCCTGGGGTCGAGGGGGCGCCCTTGGGTGGGGGGAGCACCTTGCGGGGGGTACCCGAAGGGGAAAGACCCTGGGCCACCCCTAGGGCACCGAGTTGTGGGAAGTGGGATGAGAGACGTTCGAGGATCCCACAAACACATCTGCAGTGACGGATCCTTGAGCGGGAAGGAGCGTGAGCGCCCAGAGACGTCTCCCTAGGGTCCAGCCTGGTCTTGGGCCACTTGCTCTCCGGGAAGTCTCCGGAGGCGGGGATTTGAGGTGTCCCGGGCTCCCCGCCCGGCCAAGCAGAACTCAGCGCACCAGGGCTCTTTCTTATTTGTATCTCCCCGCCCTCTCCCCGGCTTttgacttgggggggggggtcaggggtACCGCCAGCAGCTTCAGTCCCCGCCgagcgcggcgggcgcggcgtgGGGGGTTTGGGATTCCAGGGCTCGGGAGGAGGTCGCGGGGAGCCACGTCTCCACGGCCGGCGGCGAAGGCGCCCCAGAAACGGGCGGGAGGAGCCAGAGCCTTGCACTCCGGGGCGTGCCCCCGGCTCCTTAACTACCCCGCCTCGGGCTCACCGAACCCCTCCCCCGGCCGCACGCCCCACCCCCCGGCACTCCCGTCGCCTTATAAAAGGGGACGTCGCGGGGCCAAGCGAAGCCCAGAGGGCTGGAGGCTGCGATCCGAGGCTCCCCGGTGGCTTCTGCGCGCGAGTCGGTCTCCGCCAGGGCGCCCCGCGTCTCCGGCCCTCGAGTCTCGAGTCTcgagcccccgcgccccccgagtgcccgcgccccggcccccgggAAGGATGCGCCGAGCGCCGAGCGCCCCCGCAGCCCTGGTGCTGTACGCCGCGGCCGCCGGCTTCCTGAGCGCGCGGGGCAGCCCGACGCCCCCCGAGCCGCAGCGCTTCGCGTCCTGGGACGAGGTGAACGTGCTGGCGCACGGGCTCCTGCAGCTCGGCCACGGGCTGCGCGAGCACGTGGAGCGCACCCAGGGGCAGCTGGGCGCCCTGGAGCGGCGTCTGGGCGCCTGCGGGGCAGCCTGCAAGGAGCCTGGGGGCTCCGCCGCGCCTCCGCGCGCCCCCGAGGGCCTGGGCCCCAGCGGCGAGGCTGCCCCCGAGGCTCTCCGCAGCCTGCAGGTACTTGGCGCTCCCCTCCGGGTCTTAAACAGTGTGGACGGGCGGGGGATGCCCCCGGGGTGCCCTGGGAGGGGGAGCTGGAAGGCCGGACCGGTGGATGAACCGAGAGGCTGGGCGCGGGAGGCCCGGACCTCACGGCCGCCGTCTGCGCTCTCCCAGACTCAGCTCAAGACTCAGAACAGCAGGATCGAGCAACTCTTCCACAAGGTGGCCCAGCAGCAGCGGCACCTGGAGAAGCAGCAGCTGAAAATACAGAAGCTGCAGAGCCAGGTACCTgatgccccccccgcccccccccccagctggggCGGGAGGTGGAAGCTCGCCCTGTGGGTGTGGACTGAGAACCAGTCAGGTGGCGCAGCGAGCGCCAGCCCAGACCTGGTATCCTCCTTCTGTCCTGTCCAGGTGGGCCTCCTGGGCCCCATGCATCTGGGCCACGGGATGGCGAAGGCTGCCAGGAAGAAGAGGCTCCCCAAGATGGCACAGCTCGTGGGCCCTGCTCACAACATCAGCCGCCTGCACCGTGAGTGTCCAGTCCTGGGCTGTCCCTTGGCAATCCTCTGTCCCCAGCCACCACACATACACTTGACATTCCTGTCCCCCTCCTGGTCTGGTCCATCTTATTGGGAAGAAGAGAGGGCCTGGCTCTGGGTTCCCATGGGCTCACTTGACTCTGGCAAGGGGCTGAAGGGGGGACCTCCCTGCTCATCCCTGCCCCTGACCAGCtgggccacctcctcctccttcctggcaAGCCAGTGGCTTCCCTCAATGCCTTGCTGGCCACTAACTGGGGCAGGGTTTGGGGAAGAGGGTCCAACTGAGCTGCAGGGGTGTGGGGAAGGGGGTGTTATCGCTCAAGGACGCCTTCCTGAAGGTTGAAGGTCTTTGAGGGCGCAGCAGTGGGCAAGAGGGTGCTAGCACAAGAGGGTGCTAGCTAGGGATCCTGGAGTTCTGATTGGGTGAAGAGAGATGGCTGCTTGGGTGGAGggttcagttctttctttcttttttaaaaggtttttattcattcatgagtgacacagaggggcagaggcagagggagagggagaagcaggttccctggggggagcctgatttggaatttgatcccaagaccccaggatcacaccctgagccgaaggcagacgctcaaccactgagccacccaggcgccccaaggagTGGAGGGTTCTGAGCTTGGCTGCCCCATGGTCTCTTGGAGTGTAGATCtagggggggggggcgagggcaggggacacccccccacccccacccccccctccctgGCCAGACACACCACTCACTGTTGAATCTCTTACAAATCCAAGTCCCTTACCCCTCTCTTGGTCCCAAGGTCCCTGATCACCCTCCTTCCCATTCTCCCCTTCCTGCAAAGAATGGGCCTCTGGCACCATCATTAGTTGTGGGTCCTTTATTATGCCTTCCAGATGGCCCCAAATCTCCTACCCCAGCTCTGAGTCTGGCACAGGCTCCCAGCTCCTGgcgcctctgcccccaccctaaCTTCTGGGCTCCAGACCCGGTTGGCTTCCTCACGGTCCTCCTACCCCATCACACCCCAGCCTGGCATCAGTGGCTGCGTGCAACCAACTGGGTGAAACCAACTGGGTGAAAGTTCGGATTCCCCCCTTTCACACCCTGGGGCTGGTTGCTGGCTGTCAGCCCTTTAGTCTTGAgggctcctcctcccttctcctccctccaactccctcccctcctccccattcccAGGCCAGTGAGGGTCCAGTATAGCCTCCCAAACCTCCTCCCTCGGATCAGACCGGCCGGTGCGGGTCTGGGTgggggatgtgggggtgggggggtgcgtgGGTTTGGGGACTCCCAGACCCGGGGCTCAGCCCTGCCAAGTAGGAGAAGGGTCAGAGCTGGAGAGACAAACAGCTGGTGTTAATGGAAGCCACATTGGTGGTTTGGCCCGGTGCCGTGGGGATTGGAAGGGAGGAAAGTAGGGGAAAGGGGAGCTGCTCCAGGGGCCGGAAGAGGTCTCCAGTCACTCTGGGTCCGCCCCCCCCCCTGGACTTCCCCTCCCCCGGGCGACCTTTCCCCTACTTTccctggctgggctgggggcggggTTTCCCCAGCCTTTGGACACGCCCCCGcaccccctctcttcctccttggaTCCTCTGTCCTGCCCCAACGCTTCCCAGACCTGGGGGCCCAGGTGCGGCCTCTGTCCCTGCAAGCCCCACCTGACAAAGCAGAGCCACTTCTGCTGGGCTCCCCTCTGTTCCCCACTCTGGCCCAGCTTCTCACTCCTCCAGGCTACTAAACACCTGCTGTGGGCTAGGATCAGCCTGGGCGCTGGTTAAACCGGTGAAACACCAGACTGTGGGCAAAGCCACTCTGTCCCTGGGCCCAGGGAATCCTTATTCAGTGGAGGAGAGACCACCAGATGATGACTCCAGGGTTGGGAGCACACAAACTCCTCGATGCTCCTCTTTGGGAGTCGAGAAAGGTATCTCTTCTGGAAGCTTGGATCTTTACAATGAGGCAGGAAAGGCCTGAGAGAAGAGGGTCCCCAGCAGAGTGGCTGGCGTGTTCAAAATCCCTGTGGCAGGAGGATGTGTGGTGCCAGGAGGGCCGTGTGGCCAGAGGTGGCAGTGCGGTGTGGGAGGATGGTGGCTGGCATGTGAGCCGTCCAGGTGGTGAACCCAGGATTGTCCCCTTATATCGCTGTCACCCACTGCCCAGCTCCTGACATGCCTGTTTCCTGAGAATCCTGCCTCaatccccctgcccctctctctgcctgcccttCAGGGCTGCCCAGGGACTGCCAAGAGCTGTttgaaaaaggagagaggcaaagTGGACTGTTCCAGATCCAGCCTCAGGGGTCCCCGCCTTTCCTGGTTAACTGCAAGATGACCGCAGGTAGGACGCACTGGCCCCCTGGGGTGCCCTGCTACGTGTCATGGGCCTTGTTGTCTATCAGATGCAGCTCCTACCACGACCCATGGTTGAGCCAGGTTCAGAGAGCCCAGAGAAGCTCTCTAGATTGCTGCTGCCCCCTCCCTTCTGCCGTGTGGGGTCCTTGGGACAATGATCTAGGCTGAGCCCCTTGGCCCACTGGTCAGCCCGCCTTGGACCACCTTCCTCTGGTCtgctgggatggatgaggggaaCATTGGCCTCCCTGGGTTTAGAGGCAGTTCCGGATTTGAGTCAGGGTCCCCTGCAAGCAGGGTCCTCCTGATGACGTTGCACCTCTCTGGGCAGATGGAGGCTGGACTGTCATTCAGAGACGCCAGGATGGCTCCGTGGACTTTAATCAGCCCTGGGAAGCCTACAAGGCTGGCTTCGGAGACCCGCACGGTGGGTGTCTCTAGTGGGGCCAGAGccctgggagtgggggtgagggccATGGAGACGGCTCTGTCTCACTGCC
Protein-coding regions in this window:
- the ANGPTL4 gene encoding angiopoietin-related protein 4, whose amino-acid sequence is MRRAPSAPAALVLYAAAAGFLSARGSPTPPEPQRFASWDEVNVLAHGLLQLGHGLREHVERTQGQLGALERRLGACGAACKEPGGSAAPPRAPEGLGPSGEAAPEALRSLQTQLKTQNSRIEQLFHKVAQQQRHLEKQQLKIQKLQSQVGLLGPMHLGHGMAKAARKKRLPKMAQLVGPAHNISRLHRLPRDCQELFEKGERQSGLFQIQPQGSPPFLVNCKMTADGGWTVIQRRQDGSVDFNQPWEAYKAGFGDPHGEFWLGLEKVHRILGDRGSRLAVQLQDWEGNAESLQFPVHLGGEDTAYSLQLTAPVANELGATTVAPSGLSLPFSTWDQDHDLRGDKNCAKSLSGGWWFGTCGHSNLNGQYFRSIPHQRQQRKKGIFWKTWRGRYYPLQATTMLIQPTATEAAS